CCCTATCGCGTCCCTGTATTCATCGGCGTTATGCCAATTCTTCACTCTCGCAACGCCGAGTTCCTCCACTCTCACGTCCCCGGCATCTCCATTCCCGACTCCGTCCGTGAAAAATTCCGCCATCTTCCCGAAACCGATGCATGGCGGTTCGGCGTCGAGTATGCGCTCACGCTTCAAAAAGAAATCCTACAACATTTCCCAGCCGTCTATTTAATCACCCCATTCCTCCGATACGAGACCACCCAGGCACTCCTCCAAGCCGATTGATTCCCATCCAAAACGCCAATCCTAAAAACTTGCCCCACCTCAGCCAAAAAATCCATAATCATCTCATGTTGATTCCACGACGCACACCCACTCTATTTCTCCTTAGCGTAACTCTCCTCCTCTCCCCTTCATTCCTTCAAGCCCAATCCCCGAGCCAGCCAAGCCCCACAGCCGACAAAGACGAGCACCTTCCCAAAGACCCTAAAATCACCTTCTGGCGCCTCTCCCTCCCTGCAGGAAAACTCACAATCGATCTCACAAAAGTCACCACCATCGCCCAACACGAATACATCTCCGACGAACTTTTCCGCGTCACCGAACTCAACATCGCCACCACCTCCGATCTCCTCATCCGCTTCTACTACCTAGAAAAATACGTGCCCCTCAAAGGAGCAAGCGGTCAAGTCATAAAAGGCGCCGTGCAGCGCCTCCAGGAGAAAGCCGAGCTCGCCGCCGATACCGCCGGCATCGAGCCTATATGGCGACAAGTTCACAAAAACTACCCTGCCACCACACACGCTCGCACAGTCGAATATCGTCTCCACAACAAAGAAGACCTCACCAAGATCCGCAAACACATCGAAACAGCCTGGCTTAGCCAACAAAACAGCACCCTCGAACTCACCCTCGACAACACCCCTTAAACCCTCTCCCAGATAAACCACTTGCTTTCCACCAAAAACTCTGGTTAATAACCTCACCCCCATTACACAAAGGCTGGATAGCTCAGTTGGTAGAGCAGAGGACTGAAAATCCTTGTGTCCGCGGTTCGATTCCGCGTCCAGCCACTCCCTTCTATGGCACTGCTCTTTCGGCTCAAGTCCCCGCCCCTATTCCACTCCACTCACAACACCATCCCCATCCCAATACATGGTTACTGCCTCGCAAAGAACAAATCAGACCTACCCGCAGCCCTACAAGTTCGCATCGGAAAAAAAACAATCCCTTGCTCCATCACCTACTCCCACCAACCAAACCAACCTCACCCCCACAAAGTCTCTTTCCAAGCCTCCATCTACCTCAGAAAAGGCATCAAGCTCCTCCAATTCACCTCTACCGATGCTTCCAATCGCACACACCTCCACACCTGCAGACTCATACACGTCCAGCACGACCCACTCTACACCATCCCCTCTCTCATCCCAACCAAACACCGCACCCCAGGAATCAACCTCTTCGGTTTCTTCGACTACGTCCACGGCATCGCTCAAGGCGCACGCCTCACCGCCCAGACCCTTCAACTCCACTCCATCCCCCACACCCTCTCACGCATCCCTCTCCCCCAAAACTGCGAAAAACTCAACCCCCCATTCCCCCTCCCCCCCACCAAATCCCTCCACCACACCATCAACCTCTTCCACTGCAACGCCCCCGAATTTCACGCCATCCGCAAATATTGGCCCAGACTCCTCAAAGCCAACTACCGCACCATAGGCTACTGGGCTTGGGAACTCGAAGACCTCCCACAACGCTGGTCCCAAGAACTCACCCACCTCGATGAAATCTGGTGCCCCACCA
The Candidatus Methylacidiphilales bacterium DNA segment above includes these coding regions:
- a CDS encoding glycosyltransferase family 4 protein, whose translation is MSAVRFRVQPLPSMALLFRLKSPPLFHSTHNTIPIPIHGYCLAKNKSDLPAALQVRIGKKTIPCSITYSHQPNQPHPHKVSFQASIYLRKGIKLLQFTSTDASNRTHLHTCRLIHVQHDPLYTIPSLIPTKHRTPGINLFGFFDYVHGIAQGARLTAQTLQLHSIPHTLSRIPLPQNCEKLNPPFPLPPTKSLHHTINLFHCNAPEFHAIRKYWPRLLKANYRTIGYWAWELEDLPQRWSQELTHLDEIWCPTTFVRDAIARAANKLGLSLPILVIPHPIFDPHPHPSSLPPPIDLPQKKFLILTTFDLNSTLERKNPFATIQAFRRALNKIPHLHLIIKTHHTQQQPHLHQQLLHAIADLKHHISLITQPLSPQNLLALQSHVHAFISLHRSEGFGLNLAEMMLLGKPVIATNWSGNTDFLDADCGCPISYTLKPLTPDCPYQTITHGRWAEADTDHAAHAIIRLAEDPDYARQIGQNARQKILTLYSPQVIADKIKARILDLA